In the Colletotrichum lupini chromosome 1, complete sequence genome, one interval contains:
- a CDS encoding major facilitator superfamily transporter encodes MARRKIQIPFWNALVVASTAKSSEGGNLGGGKKRHWAVALGWAFGERVYNSGRRPRPRFLVEFPSIPPATSTTSMKVAIRRSRHGQTPNSWMHTAGDAVAFVHVLSMHRMVPRRRGAEGGENSERICQWVEPIITVIDNFSFLPYGYNRRHFFSLSEAPRLRMGLSPDCPAPVTSYPVLTFLLLRMARFRKIMANSDLLCTLRSKVGSALLEPSGGLWVCRNSAKSSIECSFPDGLKLVALLDDGSLIHGLLSLYVLLLACMRLSIGTLNFGQDGSPTLPIPRLGSITTKKSRIPRLQCRLPPPAPSGPTFQVVFPPFCSVRPEVFVWAMGAQAKIARQRRKSQQACCARGFSMDPSFFRPPQVGLCRPHLLPYRTDPGIVVFEYSHPTFFPPWLGHPGDVPAPIHQLRTESFIPDLTNLIFFSSPSSFCSVFLYKFIVHKTKGPPNLSDRASSISSHTPPANTSTSTSCNCLRSRAPPNLTGAYIASGDGPTSYHRPFIPHYTRLTSLLTFSAPKKTSISISKQHPNQHPTRTLRPRPTMAMDEVDREIADAERAASPNRYHGRESHEIERVLSASSSSTSSSTASHTGDRTAAYRTGTGISRVSTQNDLERHPTALSRIATARSQHSNTVGRSIKSRESRRPLPAMGAGKPYPPPLPEQEDYVVEFDGPEDPLHAQNWPIKKKLLTAAMLGYTTMTSAFTSSIFSAATQVIATEYNVSATVGTLGVSFYVLGFAFGPTLWAPLSELRGRRLPLVLSMFGFSIFTISCAVAKDLQTILICRFFAGFFGACPLAVVAAVFSDMFDNRTRGTAITVFSMAVFTGPLLAPFIGGFIVESHLGWRWTEYIPSFMGFLAFFLDLFFLEETYPPVILVSKASELRRRTRNWGIHAKQEEIEIDFKELVNKNFSRPMRLLFGEPIVTALSVYMAFIYGLLYLFLTAYPFVFRGVHGFGAGQSGLTFFGMITGQLIAGVTVLLQQPWYLRKLKANNGVPIPEWRLPSVIAGGVFFAIGIFWFGWSGYRADVHWIVPTLSGLFTGFGLMSIFLQALNYLVDAYLMFAASAIAGNTFLRSLCGAGFPLFASYMFNGMGIQWASTLLGCVAIALVPIPVIFYIWGHKIRAKSAYAPTFAAPADEPDEEDLAPAPLSNGHTSHHQDNEKPPSIAAMEASRARTSGDKAENATPQIGISAQVPCGGVRTFVSGPLPASFGSPIRRAHVAVTWPDAAGRTMPDDGSRRACLFLYPSAYPYQSILTTRRTEELKFGAIRYCLYVVKFTGCGPSSLRVKWPPSLSQSEGKYVAVFLISWAQVALTLVINESFYDPSSPCLMARPLSEASSSEPTVDILKSGKRVVNHFRTTSNTIAKAKSDQRSSTYPNSHPDSSASKSETPSKTYDASCHCGAIKFSLTLSPPLEDGYKVLNCNCSICRRSGYLLIYPNKKDVTWHNGSREKCTNYRFNTKTKDQMFCGACGSSLGIDFLEEDYYGISARALDGVDLDALTYKKLDGLNRVSPAQDLSGSGDKEAST; translated from the exons ATGGCTAGAAGGAAAATTCAGAT ACCTTTCTGGAACGCTTTGGTCGTTGCGTCGACTGCCAAGT CCTCGGAGGGCGGAAACCTAGGAGGCGGCAAGAAGCGGCATTGGGCTGTCGCTCTGGGTTGGGCATTCGGCGAGAGGGTCTACAATAGCGGCCGAAGACCGCGGCCC CGTTTTCTCGTGGAATTTCCAAGTATCCCACCCGCGACGTCGACTACGTCGATGAAGGTAGCCATACGGCGTTCTAGACACGGACAGACGCCGAACAGTTGGATGCACACGGCCGGGGATGCCGTGGCGTTTGTGCACGTTTTGTCTA TGCATAGGATGGTTCCGAGAAGGCGCGGGGCCGAAGGGGGGGAGAATAGCGAGAGAATATGTCAATGG GTGGAGCCAATCATTACCGTGATAGACAATTTTTCTTTCTTACCGTACGGATACAACCGTCGCCatttcttctctctctcggAGGCACCGCGCCTTCGGATGGGCTTAAGTCCAGACTGTCCAGCCCCAGTGACATCATACCCGGTGTTAACCTTCCTCCTACTGCGCAT GGCGCGGTTCAGGAAGATCATGGCAAACTCTGATTTGCTGTGTACTCTACGGAGTAAGGTCGGTAGTGCTCTGCTCGAGCCATCCGGAGGACTGTGGGTGTGCAGAAACTCTGCGAAAAGTTCGATTGAGTGTTCCTTCCCGGATGGATTGAAGTTGGTAGCCTTATTGGATGACGGAAGTCTAATCCATGGTCTCCTCTCACTCTATGTTTTGCTGCTTGCATGTATGCGTCTGTCTATAGGTACATTAAACTTTG GCCAAGATGGGAGCCCCACCTTGCCCATCCCTCGGCTGGGTTCCATCACCACCAAGAAGTCGAGAATTCCCAGGTTGCAGTGCCGGCTACCGCCTCCGGCCCCGTCCGGGCCCACATTCCAGGTTGTCTTTCCTCCTTTCTGCAGTGTGCGGC CCGAAGTTTTCGTATGGGCAATGGGCGCGCAAGCAAAAATTGCACGGCAAAGAAGGAAATCTCAGCAGGCATGTTGCGCCCGTGGATTTTCCATGGATCCCTCTTTCTTTAGGCCTCCCCAAGTGGGACTTTGCCGACCCCATTTGCTACCTTACCGTACCGACCCAGGTATTGTGGTATTCGAGTACTCGCACCCGACATTCTTTCCCCCTTGGCTTGGTCACCCGGGAGATGTACCGGCTCCCATCCATCAGCTGAGAACAGAGTCATTCATACCTGACTTGACAAATCtgatttttttttcttctccaTCCTCGTTTTGCTCCGTCTTCCTAT ACAAATTCATTGTTCATAAGACGAAGGGACCACCCAACTTGTCCGATCGCGCATCTAGCATCTCCAGTCATACCCCTCCTGCGAATACATCCACGAGCACTTCCTGTAATTGTCTCCGATCTAGAGCTCCCCCGAATCTGACTGGCGCTTACATTGCATCGGGAGACGGCCCTACATCATATCACCGACCCTTTATTCCACATTACACTAGATTGAC CTCTTTGCTCACATTCTCCGCGCCCAAGAAAA CCAGCATCAGCATCTCAAAACAACATCCAAACCAACACCCAACCCGCACATTGCGACCTCGTCCAACGATGGCAATGGACGAAGTCGACCGCGAAATCGCGGACGCCGAGCGCGCCGCCTCTCCAAACCGCTACCACGGCCGCGAAAGCCACGAGATCGAACGGGTCCTCTccgcctcctcttcctcaacCTCCTCATCCACGGCCTCGCACACGGGCGACCGCACCGCCGCGTATCGCACCGGCACCGGCATCAGCCGCGTCTCGACCCAAAATGACCTCGAGCGTCACCCGACGGCCCTGAGCCGCATTGCCACTGCCCGCAGCCAGCACTCCAACACCGTCGGCCGCAGCATCAAGAGCAGGGAGTCGAGGAGGCCTCTGCCGGCCATGGGCGCAGGCAAGCCGTACCCGCCACCTTTGCCGGAGCAGGAGGACTACGTTGTGGAATTTGATGGCCCTGAAGATCCTCTGCACGCGCAGAACTGGCCGATTAAGAAGAA GTTGCTTACAGCCGCAATGCTTGGCTACACCACGATGACGTCGGCTTTCACCTCGAGTATCTTTTCAGCAGCGACGCAAGTCATCGCGACAGAATACAACGTCTCCGCGACTGTCGGCACCCTCGGCGTCTCCTTTTACGTCCTTGGCTTCGCCTTCGGCCCAACACTCTGGGCGCCCCTTTCCGAGCTGAGGGGCCGCCGACTGCCCCTCGTCCTCTCCATGTTTGGCTTCTCCATCTTCACAATCAGCTGCGCCGTCGCCAAGGACCTCCAGACCATCTTGATATGCCGCTTCTTCGCCGGCTTTTTCGGCGCGTGCCCCCTGGCCGTCGTCGCCGCTGTCTTCTCCGACATGTTTGACAACCGCACCCGCGGCACCGCCATCACCGTCTTCTCCATGGCCGTCTTCACCGGCCCACTCCTGGCGCCCTTTATCGGCGGCTTCATCGTCGAGTCGCACCTCGGCTGGCGCTGGACCGAGTACATCCCCTCCTTCATGGGCTTCCTCGCCTTCTTCCTcgacctcttcttcctcgagGAGACGTACCCGCCCGTCATCCTCGTCAGCAAGGCCTCGGAGCTGCGCCGCCGCACCCGCAACTGGGGCATCCACGCCAAGCAGGAGGAAATCGAAATCGACTTTAAGGAGCTCGTCAACAAGAACTTTTCCCGCCCCATGCGCCTCCTCTTTGGCGAGCCCATCGTCACCGCCTTGTCCGTCTACATGGCCTTCATCTACGGCCTGCTCTACCTCTTCCTCACCGCCTACCCCTTCGTCTTCCGCGGCGTTCACGGCTTCGGCGCGGGCCAGTCGGGTCTCACCTTCTTCGGCATGATCACTGGCCAGCTCATCGCCGGCGTCACCGTTCTCCTCCAGCAGCCGTGGTACCTCCGCAAGCTCAAGGCCAACAACGGCGTGCCCATCCCCGAGTGGCGTCTCCCCAGCGTCATCGCCGGCGGCGTCTTCTTCGCCATCGGCATCTTCTGGTTCGGCTGGTCCGGCTACCGCGCCGACGTCCACTGGATCGTGCCCACCCTCAGCGGCCTCTTCACCGGCTTCGGCCTCATGTCCATCTTCCTCCAGGCCCTCAACTACCTCGTCGACGCCTACCTCATGTTTGCCGCCTCCGCCATCGCCGGCAACACCTTCCTCCGCTCCCTCTGCGGCGCCGGCTTCCCGCTGTTCGCGAGCTACATGTTCAACGGCATGGGCATCCAGTGGGCCTCGACCTTGCTGGGCTGCGTCGCCATCGCCCTCGTGCCAATCCCCGTCATCTTCTACATTTGGGGTCACAAGATCCGCGCCAAGTCTGCGTACGCCCCGACTTTCGCCGCGCCCGCCGACGAGCCTGATGAGGAGGACCTGGCGCCTGCGCCGCTGAGCAATGGACACACCAGCCACCACCAGGACAACGAGAAGCCGCCGTCCATTGCCGCGATGGAAGCGAGCAGAGCTAGGACGAGCGGCGACAAGGCTGAGAATGCT ACCCCGCAAATCGGCATTTCAGCCCAGGTCCCATGTGGTGGCGTCCGTACCTTTGTGTCGGGACCCTTGCCCGCATCTTTTGGATCCCCCATTCGCAGGGCGCACGTCGCGGTGACATGGCCCGATGCGGCAGGTCGAACGATGCCGGACGATGGATCCCGTCGCGCCTGTCTATTTCTGTACCCGTCCGCCTATCCATACCAATCTATATTGACAACTCGACGTACAGAAGAGCTGAAGTTTGGTGCAATTAGATACTGCCTGTACGTGGTGAAGTTCACGGGGTGCGGCCCCAGTTCGCTCCGTGTCAAGTGGCCACCTTCCCTCAGCCAG AGTGAGGGGAAATATGTGGCTGTGTTTTTGATAAGCTGGGCTCAGGTAGCTCTTACACTTGTTATCAACGAATCCTTCTACGACCCCTCCTCTCCGTGTCTTATGGCTCGA CCACTTTCTGAAGCTTCCTCTTCAGAGCCCACCGTCGACATACTCAAGTCAGGTAAGCGAGTTGTGAACCACTT TCGCACCACGTCAAACACAATAGCAAAGGCCAAATCTGACCAACGATCCTCAACTTATCCCAACTCCCATCCAGACTCATCGGCCTCAAAATCCGAAACC CCGTCAAAGACATACGACGCAAGCTGCCACTGCGGCGCCATCAAGTTCTCTCTCACGCTCTCGCCGCCGCTGGAGGACGGGTACAAGGTCCTCAACTGCAACTGCTCCATCTGCCGGCGCAGCGGGTACCTCCTCATCT ACCCAAATAAGAAGGACGTCACATGGCACAACGGCTCGCGCGAAAAGTGCACGAATTACCGGTTCAACACCAAGACCAAGGACCAGATGTTTTGTGGTGCCTGCGGATCGAGTTTGGGGATTGACTTTCTGGAGGAGGACTATTATGGCATCAGT GCGCGTGCCCTCGACGGAGTCGACCTCGATGCTCTGACGTATAAGAAACTCGACGGGCTGAACAGGGTATCGCCTGCCCAGGACCTGTCCGGCTCGGGAGACAAGGAGGCAAGCACTTGA
- a CDS encoding WD domain-containing protein, whose product MKIKAISRSVEAYQPPGANAQKLPRNLDPAQHPMERAREYTKALNAVKLERMHAAPFIGQMGSGHVEGVYSMAKDPNSLKHMASASADGVIKAFDLTSRAEIWQTKSAHSNIVRSLCWTKDGKLLSAAADKTIKLWDPYNTPGDSPPISSWLGTNGFLSLSHHRTRNAFAASSSSSEIAIYDLERQSAAPEVLRWPNATDSINCVSFNQVEQSVLGSTGDDRSIVLWDVRTAMPLTKTTMTFTCNSLAWNPMEAFNFVVGSEDHNCYMFDMRKMDRALNVFKGHVAAVMSVEFSPTGEELVSGSYDRTVRIWNRDQGHSRDMYHTKRMQRVFSTMFSPDSKYVLSGSDDGNVRVWRSNATDRSGIRSAKQRQALEYNEALVERYSHMPEVRRIKKHRHLPKVIKKAGEIKNIELSSIKRREENERRHTKKQFERRKGEREKQILARENLTAALTGAGSRLVWPWKMGGCQGLRGVLVVVPPGVSRGSCHQGGAPRTLGHRFNASGPSTCDEFPPERQAPLVAQSRFGCALLRLIFSSYTARPLAPPPRPLPPAILPQTSAMEYPRPPQSDSWFAPLSLDLLVKVFKITFFHPFVSWIIPLCFRAQALRWDAPPMLVSIAWACFITVCWIAQAVNLRIAYGLPREVDLTEEVIVITGGASGLGLLIAEVYGMRGATVAVLDVNDMENGEARGVTFYKCDVTDKAQVARVAAQIERDLGTPTVLINNAAIVKGKSLLDLEFEEIEKSITTNLTAHFYTLKTFLPPMIRGGNGGTIVTMSSVLGHLGAASLTDYAAAKAGVTALHKSLTAELAASHPEIRTILVEPGQLSTPLFYGVQTPHAFVAPVVEPVDVCKEVIAAIDAGKSAHVAMPLYARWIHWYNVLPVAVQQIARKVARVDTSMQTFIGRQERGMSEKNGSLI is encoded by the exons AAAGATCCGAACTCTCTCAAGCACATGGCATCGGCCAGTGCCGACGGTGTGATCAAAGCTTTCGACTTGACGAGCCGAGCCGAGATTTGGCAGACGAAGAGCGCCCATTCCAACATCGTACGGAGTCTCTGCTGGACGAAGGACGGAAAGCTTCTGAGTGCTGCGGCGGACAAGACCATCAAACTCTGGGATCCCTACAACACGCCTGGCGATTCTCCGCCGATCTCCTCATGGCTGGGTACGAATGGTTTCCTCAGCTTGTCCCACCACCGAACGCGAAACGCCTTTGCAGCCTCGTCTTCCTCCAGTGAGATCGCTATTTACGACCTCGAGCGACAAAGTGCGGCGCCCGAGGTGCTGCGCTGGCCGAACGCGACCGACTCCATCAACTGTGTTTCCTTCAACCAGGTCGAGCAATCCGTTCTAGGAAGTACAGGCGACGACAGGAGTATCGTCCTCTGGGACGTCCGTACTGCGATGCCCTTGACCAAGACGACGATGACGTTTACCTGCAACTCTCTCGCCTGGAACCCGATGGAAGCCTTCAACTTTGTCGTTGGTAGCGAAGACCATAACTGCTAC ATGTTCGACATGCGCAAGATGGACAGAGCGCTCAACGTCTTCAAGGGCCACGTCGCCGCCGTCATGAGCGTCGAGTTCAGCCCGACAGGTGAAGAATTGGTTTCCGGATCCTACGACCGAACAGTGCGCATCTGGAACCGGGACCAAGGACACTCCCGCGACATGTACCACACCAAGCGCATGCAGAGGGTGTTCAGCACCATGTTCTCCCCCGATTCGAAGTATGTTCTCAGTGGTTCCGACGACGGTAACGTCCGTGTCTGGAGAAGCAACGCCACGGACAGATCAGGCATCCGATCCGCCAAGCAGAGACAGGCGCTCGAGTACAATGAGGCCCTGGTTGAGCGATATAGCCACATGCCGGAGGTCAGACGTATCAAGAAGCACCGTCACCTGCCCAAGGTTATCAAGAAGGCGGGCGAGATCAAGAACATTGAGCTCTCGTCAATCAAGAGGCGCGAGGAGAACGAGCGCAGGCACACCAAGAAGCAGTTCGAGAGGCGGAAGGGCGAGAGAGAAAAGCAGATCTTGGCCCGGGAGAA CTTGACGGCGGCGCTGACGGGAGCGGGGTCTCGGCTCGTCTGGCCGTGGAAGATGGGCGGCTGCCAGGGGCTCCGGGGTGTTTTAGTGGTCGTCCCACCAGGGGTTTCCAGGGGAAGCTGCCACCAGGGAGGGGCCCCTAGGACGCTTGGCCACCGTTTCAACGCCTCAGGTCCATCCACATGTGACGAGTTCCCGCCAGAGCGTCAAGCTCCCTTGGTGGCCCAATCGAGGTTTGGCTGTGCGCTTCTTCGTCTCATCTTT AGCTCCTACACTGCTCGACCCCTcgcaccaccaccacgacCGTTACCACCAGCCATCCTCCCCCAGACGTCCGCGATGGAATACCCACGCCCACCCCAAAGCGACTCGTGGTTCGCGCCGCTCTCCCTCGACCTCCTCGTCAAGGTCTTCAAAATCACCTTCTTTCACCCCTTCGTCTCGTGGATCATCCCCCTCTGCTTCCGCGCCCAAGCCCTCCGCTGGGATGCCCCGCCCATGCTCGTGTCCATCGCCTGGGCATGCTTCATCACCGTCTGCTGGATCGCGCAAGCGGTCAACCTGCGCATCGCCTACGGCCTGCCACGCGAGGTTGACCTCACCGAGGAGGTAATCGTCATCACGGGTGGCGCCAGCGGCTTGGGTCTCCTCATTGCCGAGGTGTACGGCATGCGCGGCGCGACCGTGGCGGTGTTGGACGTAAATGACATGGAGAACGGCGAAGCGCGGGGCGTGACCTTCTACAAGTGCGATGTGACGGATAAGGCACAAGTTGCGAGGGTTGCGGCGCAGATCGAAAGAGAT CTCGGCACCCCAACCGTCCTTATCAACAACGCCGCCATCGTTAAGGGCAAGTCCCTCCTCGACCTCGAGTTCGAAGAGATTGAAAAGTCCATCACCACGAACCTGACCGCACACTTCTACACCCTAAAGACCTTCCTCCCGCCCATGATCCGCGGCGGCAACGGCGGCACCATCGTCACAATGTCCTCGGTCCTCGGCCACCTCGGCGCCGCCTCCCTGACAGACTACGCCGCCGCAAAGGCCGGCGTCACGGCCCTGCACAAGTCACTGACCGCCGAGCTCGCCGCCTCCCACCCGGAGATCCGCACCATCCTCGTCGAGCCGGGCCAGCTGTCGACCCCCCTCTTCTACGGCGTACAGACCCCACACGCCTTTGTCGCGCCCGTGGTTGAGCCCGTCGACGTCTGCAAGGAGGTCATTGCCGCCATCGACGCCGGCAAGAGCGCGCACGTCGCGATGCCGCTGTACGCGAGGTGGATTCACTGGTACAACGTACTCCCCGTCGCCGTCCAGCAGATTGCGAGAAAGGTTGCGCGTGTGGATACTTCCATGCAGACGTTTATCGGCAGGCAAGAGCGGGGGATGAGCGAGAAGAACGGGAGTCTGATCTAG